A stretch of the Aminipila terrae genome encodes the following:
- a CDS encoding 5-bromo-4-chloroindolyl phosphate hydrolysis family protein, with translation MRNDNFVDFGEEVSKTIRKVLNNQDFYDLKSTINRTMNNVPGMGRQPYYQQPFNPHLSKTYDQQTPGNFGNPGVREVKIQKGSDSVASILLLVFGFIGAVCMGVITLLGLAVSIYQKDVLEAIIVALVFGVPFAISVFMILTGSKLKKRSQRFRLYQNVLNGRTFCAIQELSTAARQDNKYTTDDLRKMIKAGLFKEGYLDEQETCLITDYKTYVQYLETMKNAREKQQPEKAEPQVKKEETPLEQTIAEGKSYIQTIKAANDALPEEEISEKLDQLENVTTKIFDYVEQHPEKLPEIRKFMCYYMPITLKLVKAYQQFDEHGFNEGEIADTKREIKGTLDTINMAYQNLLKKLMQTDILDVSSDISALETILAQEGLTDDDFITNKGLN, from the coding sequence ATGAGAAATGACAATTTTGTAGATTTTGGAGAAGAGGTAAGCAAGACCATTAGAAAGGTATTAAACAATCAGGATTTTTATGACTTGAAAAGCACTATTAACCGCACGATGAACAATGTGCCTGGAATGGGAAGACAACCATATTATCAGCAGCCTTTTAATCCGCATCTGTCGAAGACTTATGACCAGCAGACTCCTGGAAATTTTGGGAACCCAGGAGTAAGGGAAGTTAAAATTCAGAAAGGCAGCGACTCTGTTGCCAGTATCCTGTTATTAGTTTTTGGATTTATAGGAGCTGTTTGTATGGGTGTTATTACCCTGCTTGGCCTTGCAGTATCTATTTACCAAAAAGATGTTCTGGAGGCAATCATCGTAGCTTTGGTATTTGGAGTACCTTTTGCCATTTCCGTATTTATGATTCTAACAGGATCAAAATTAAAGAAAAGAAGTCAACGATTCAGACTTTACCAGAATGTACTGAATGGACGTACGTTTTGTGCAATACAAGAACTGTCAACGGCTGCAAGGCAGGATAACAAGTACACTACAGATGATCTTCGCAAGATGATTAAGGCGGGGCTTTTTAAAGAAGGATACCTGGATGAGCAGGAAACATGCCTGATCACAGATTACAAAACATATGTGCAATATCTGGAAACCATGAAAAATGCAAGAGAAAAGCAACAACCAGAAAAAGCAGAACCACAGGTGAAAAAGGAAGAGACTCCTTTAGAACAAACAATAGCTGAGGGAAAAAGCTATATTCAGACCATTAAAGCAGCAAATGATGCATTACCGGAAGAAGAAATATCCGAAAAACTGGATCAGCTGGAAAACGTCACAACGAAGATTTTTGATTATGTTGAGCAGCATCCAGAGAAACTACCGGAGATACGAAAATTCATGTGCTATTATATGCCCATTACCCTAAAGCTGGTTAAGGCTTATCAGCAATTTGACGAGCATGGATTTAATGAAGGTGAGATTGCAGATACAAAAAGAGAAATCAAAGGAACTCTGGATACCATTAATATGGCTTATCAGAATTTATTAAAGAAATTAATGCAGACAGATATACTGGATGTTTCATCTGATATCTCTGCATTAGAAACGATACTGGCGCAAGAAGGACTTACTGATGACGATTTTATAACAAACAAAGGACTAAATTAG
- a CDS encoding sensor domain-containing diguanylate cyclase, translated as MTEKAVELSRDSLEIINKFSLFPMILYNDWEILFSNEKFNKILSFEQFYKLKEKIKFDIDKIEKHNQEFCITDNEKNNRWYELIYQFVVYNGKFCILAYLVDITVKKETENRIKKLSDLRALMLEVTQKVSQQNDLDKIYQFILNNSLKAIDNACFGSILIKEDEFLKVVSYVGFEKCILDLRIPLKEAFLYKQTNGQMDEIININDLEKFGGSVLINNFLEKEAYIKSTLSAPIYINNVFFGMINIDSIKVNAFSEEDVSSMEFLKPNIEMALTNHFLYKEKVHLAWYDTLTQIYNRGYFEEHFPLILERARRYHEMFCFVVFDINKLKEINDIYGHLAGDQVIKQVAGVLEQNTRKSDLFARFGGDEFVGIYLHSNKSLLSEKLESIIKEMKKNPIELESQQITCTFSFGIAVFPEDGETMEHLFKEADYRMYFYKRQQIN; from the coding sequence TTGACCGAAAAGGCTGTGGAACTTAGCAGGGACTCTCTGGAGATAATAAACAAATTTTCTCTATTTCCAATGATCCTATATAATGACTGGGAGATTTTATTCTCTAATGAGAAATTTAATAAAATATTGTCATTTGAACAATTTTATAAGTTAAAAGAAAAAATTAAGTTTGATATAGATAAAATCGAAAAACACAATCAGGAATTTTGCATTACGGATAATGAGAAAAATAATAGATGGTATGAACTAATCTATCAATTTGTAGTGTATAATGGAAAATTTTGTATTTTAGCATATCTTGTAGATATAACAGTAAAAAAGGAAACGGAAAACAGAATTAAAAAATTATCTGATTTAAGGGCCTTAATGCTTGAAGTAACACAGAAGGTCTCACAACAAAACGATTTAGATAAAATTTATCAATTTATTTTGAATAATTCATTAAAGGCTATAGATAATGCCTGTTTTGGCAGTATTTTAATAAAAGAAGATGAATTTTTAAAAGTAGTATCCTATGTAGGCTTTGAGAAATGCATTCTTGATTTACGTATACCATTAAAAGAAGCGTTTTTATATAAGCAAACCAATGGACAGATGGACGAAATTATAAATATAAATGATTTAGAAAAATTTGGAGGAAGCGTTTTAATAAACAACTTTCTTGAGAAGGAAGCCTACATTAAATCAACGCTATCCGCTCCAATTTATATCAACAATGTTTTTTTTGGCATGATTAATATTGACTCCATTAAAGTCAATGCTTTCAGCGAGGAAGATGTCAGCTCTATGGAATTTTTAAAACCAAATATAGAAATGGCACTGACCAATCACTTTTTATATAAGGAAAAAGTTCATTTGGCATGGTATGATACGCTGACTCAGATTTATAACCGGGGATATTTTGAAGAGCATTTTCCTTTGATTTTAGAAAGAGCAAGACGGTATCATGAAATGTTTTGCTTTGTAGTTTTTGATATAAATAAATTAAAAGAAATTAATGATATATATGGGCACTTAGCCGGTGATCAGGTTATAAAGCAAGTAGCCGGAGTTTTGGAACAAAATACAAGGAAAAGCGATTTGTTTGCAAGATTCGGAGGAGATGAATTTGTTGGAATATATCTGCATTCCAATAAAAGTTTATTATCGGAAAAATTAGAATCCATTATTAAAGAAATGAAAAAAAATCCCATTGAATTGGAATCCCAACAGATAACTTGCACATTCAGCTTCGGAATAGCTGTATTTCCTGAAGATGGAGAGACAATGGAACATTTATTTAAAGAGGCTGATTACAGGATGTATTTTTATAAAAGACAACAAATCAATTAG
- a CDS encoding cell wall hydrolase, with translation MKKLKKIRLKHFITSLLFAITLFLISTLTTITLTDGYSNFNSLTKPVKTNELKSIPENQPQSTAKPSAIPSDISPDLQRNSFSKPDNEDSSVISRGIIKRDAYHKVNQTQNKTPDGSLPNSQKRKTADSQPSKTVVPEPTVSTKSLSNAETKVTSSAPPKADSQYEDDLDLLARLITAEAQGEPYEAKVAVGAVVINRVQSGVWANSIKGVIYQSINGYYQFTPVINGWINKPAEPESIEAAKAAMKGEDPTSGAQFYYDDTTTNTWILSKPVSLQIGHLIYAY, from the coding sequence ATGAAAAAACTAAAGAAAATCAGATTAAAACATTTTATTACATCCCTATTATTCGCTATCACTTTATTTTTAATTTCTACTTTAACCACAATTACTCTGACGGATGGTTATTCCAATTTTAATTCATTAACCAAACCGGTCAAAACTAATGAATTGAAAAGCATTCCGGAAAATCAACCCCAAAGCACTGCAAAGCCATCCGCTATCCCTTCAGATATTAGTCCAGACTTACAAAGGAACTCTTTTAGCAAACCTGATAATGAAGATAGCTCTGTCATATCAAGAGGTATCATTAAAAGAGATGCCTATCATAAAGTAAACCAAACGCAAAATAAAACACCAGATGGTAGCCTGCCAAATTCACAAAAAAGAAAAACTGCTGATTCACAACCATCTAAGACTGTAGTTCCTGAACCAACTGTATCAACAAAAAGTTTATCTAATGCTGAAACTAAAGTCACTTCAAGCGCGCCGCCAAAAGCTGATTCACAATATGAGGATGACCTGGACTTGCTTGCAAGGCTCATTACAGCAGAAGCACAGGGTGAACCTTACGAAGCAAAAGTGGCTGTTGGTGCCGTTGTTATAAACAGAGTTCAGAGCGGTGTTTGGGCTAATTCCATAAAAGGCGTTATATACCAGAGCATTAACGGATACTATCAATTTACCCCCGTTATAAATGGATGGATCAATAAGCCAGCTGAACCTGAATCCATTGAAGCTGCAAAAGCGGCTATGAAGGGTGAGGACCCTACCAGTGGGGCACAATTCTACTATGATGATACCACCACCAATACCTGGATTTTATCTAAACCAGTTTCTTTGCAAATTGGTCACCTGATTTACGCATATTAA
- a CDS encoding toxic anion resistance protein produces the protein MSEVIKEAETPTLTFEPFGAEPVQPVAPEPVVVSKEQQPAVQEVPLTEEEKKMIDDFASKIELGNSNLILQYGSGAQKKIADFSESALNNVRTKDLGEIGGVLSDVVTELRNFEADDDEKGFLGIFKRTSNKIANMKTKYNKAEVNVTKICSILENHQIQLLKDVAMLDKMYDMNKVYFKELSMYILAGKKKLNQVQTVDLPALQEQAKNSGLPEDAQAVNDLSSLCSRFEKKLHDLELTRMISIQMAPQIRLVQNNDTLMSDKIQSTLVNTIPLWKSQMVLALGIANSQQAAQAQRKVTDMTNELLRKNADTLKMASIDTAKESERGIVDIETLMNTNQSLISTLEEVTKIQEEGRQKRALAETELSRMEGELKQKLLEIRN, from the coding sequence ATGAGTGAAGTGATAAAAGAAGCAGAAACACCAACTTTAACATTTGAGCCTTTTGGGGCAGAACCGGTTCAACCGGTTGCACCTGAACCAGTTGTGGTTTCAAAAGAGCAGCAGCCAGCTGTACAGGAAGTACCTCTGACTGAAGAAGAAAAGAAAATGATAGACGATTTTGCGTCTAAGATAGAATTGGGTAATTCAAATCTGATTTTGCAGTACGGATCTGGTGCACAGAAAAAGATTGCAGATTTTTCAGAATCAGCATTGAACAACGTTAGAACAAAAGATCTGGGAGAAATCGGCGGTGTCCTTTCTGACGTAGTAACAGAATTAAGAAATTTTGAAGCGGATGATGATGAAAAGGGATTTCTGGGAATTTTTAAACGTACTTCAAATAAAATTGCAAATATGAAAACAAAATATAATAAGGCAGAAGTCAATGTTACCAAGATATGTTCCATATTGGAAAATCATCAGATACAGTTATTAAAAGATGTAGCCATGCTGGATAAAATGTATGATATGAATAAGGTATATTTTAAAGAATTATCCATGTACATTTTAGCAGGAAAGAAAAAATTAAATCAAGTACAGACCGTTGACTTACCTGCATTACAGGAACAGGCTAAGAATAGTGGACTGCCAGAAGATGCTCAGGCAGTTAATGATTTGTCTTCTTTATGCAGCCGCTTTGAGAAAAAACTCCACGATCTGGAGCTTACCAGAATGATTTCAATTCAGATGGCTCCACAGATTCGTCTTGTGCAAAACAATGACACTTTAATGTCGGATAAAATTCAGTCTACATTAGTAAATACCATTCCTCTTTGGAAAAGCCAGATGGTTTTGGCCTTGGGAATTGCAAATTCCCAGCAGGCAGCTCAGGCCCAGCGAAAGGTAACAGATATGACAAATGAACTTTTACGAAAGAATGCTGATACTCTGAAAATGGCTTCCATTGATACAGCAAAAGAATCTGAACGGGGTATTGTAGATATAGAGACTTTAATGAACACCAATCAAAGCCTGATTTCCACATTGGAAGAGGTAACGAAGATTCAGGAAGAAGGCAGACAGAAACGTGCCCTGGCGGAGACAGAGTTAAGCCGTATGGAAGGCGAACTGAAGCAGAAACTGCTTGAAATCCGCAATTAA
- the pgeF gene encoding peptidoglycan editing factor PgeF, which translates to MNRLYLPVFTQEEGVTAFFSTKEGASTESPYYNKEVLEELNLEKCRLVWPEQVHKSHVEVIKASADNSEPIRILQTDGVVTNNPGVLLTTVHADCLAVFFYDKKNKAIGLVHAGWRGTVRGIAVNAVNIMEKEYGSKQEDLMAFISPGISKCCFETGFEVYEDFQKQWEWIDEYAEKKGEKYYIDLKEINKRQLLEAGVKNIEISHYCTCCNPKVFCSYRGEPGIKQRMGAGICLSNY; encoded by the coding sequence TTGAACAGATTATATTTACCAGTATTTACCCAAGAAGAAGGGGTGACTGCTTTTTTTTCTACCAAAGAAGGAGCAAGTACTGAAAGTCCGTACTATAATAAAGAGGTATTAGAAGAATTAAATCTGGAAAAATGCAGGCTGGTATGGCCTGAGCAAGTACATAAGTCACATGTGGAAGTAATAAAAGCTTCTGCAGACAATAGTGAACCCATACGAATCTTGCAAACTGATGGAGTTGTTACTAATAATCCGGGTGTTTTACTGACTACCGTTCATGCAGACTGCCTGGCAGTATTTTTTTATGATAAGAAAAACAAAGCTATAGGATTAGTACATGCAGGGTGGAGAGGCACTGTCAGGGGGATTGCAGTAAATGCAGTAAACATAATGGAAAAGGAATATGGAAGCAAACAGGAAGACTTAATGGCTTTTATCAGTCCGGGAATCAGTAAGTGCTGTTTTGAAACGGGTTTTGAAGTATATGAAGACTTTCAGAAACAATGGGAGTGGATCGATGAATATGCAGAAAAAAAAGGAGAAAAGTACTATATTGATTTAAAAGAGATTAATAAAAGGCAGCTTTTGGAGGCAGGAGTAAAAAATATTGAAATAAGTCATTACTGTACCTGCTGCAATCCAAAGGTATTCTGCTCTTATAGGGGAGAGCCGGGAATAAAACAACGAATGGGCGCAGGAATTTGTCTTTCAAATTACTGA